In Terriglobus aquaticus, the genomic window ATCTGAAACGGCTTGCCATCCAGCAGGAACTTGCCGTCCGCCACGCGAAAGCTGTGATCCGCCGCCGTCTGCGCATGCGCTTGCAGGGCGCCGCACAGCAGCAGTCCCGTGAGCACGAAACAACAACGACCAACAGAACGAGGGAACCGCGAAAGCCGCTGCTGCATCATGCCTGCATTCTAGAAGCTCACCTGAAGTCATAGGCAGCAGGGAAGCGCCGGCGCACAATCAAGGCGTGCGCATCCTTTTGCTCCTTCTGCTCGCCATGCTGCTCGGCACACCGTTGTCCCTCCGCGCCGACCAGGACCCCGCCTGGATCACGCCCATCGCGCCCTTTCGCATCGCAGACAACCTTTACTACGTCGGCAGCCTGGACCTCGCCAGCTACCTGATCGTCACGCCCAGGGGCAACATCCTCATCAACGCCAACCTCGCGACGTCGCCACCGCAGATTCGGGCAAGCGTCGAGCAGCTCGGCTTCCGCTGGCAGGATACGAAGATTCTCCTGAACGGCCAGGCTCACTTCGACCACATGGCTGGCGCGGCAGAGGTGGTGCGCGAGACCCACGCCAGAAACATGGTCATGGACGGCGATGTAAGCGTCGCGGAGACCGGCGGCAAGACCGACTTCCTCGCTCCCTCGAACAACGTGCCGAGCTACGCACCCGTGCACGTCGATCGCGTCCTGCACGACGGCGACACCGTCACGCTGGGCGGCGTCACGCTCACTGCGCACAAGACAGCAGGTCACACCCGCGGTTGCACCACGTGGACCATGCGGGTGCACATGCCGGGGGACCCCGCGACCGTCCTGCGCGACGTAGTCATCGTCGGTGGCACCAGTTTCTGGTCGGAGTACCGCTTCACCGCGACTGCCGGCCATCCTGCCAGTTATCCCGGCATCGCTCAGGACTTCACGCACACCTTCGCCACTCTCCGCAATCTGCCGTGCGACCTCTTCCTCGGTGCGCACGGCCAGTACTTCCACATGCTCGACAAGCTGCGGCAGTACCCCACAGTTGGACCGCGCGTTTTCGTCGATTCGGCCGGCTACAGAGCGTTCGTTGCAGAGGCTCAGACCAAGTTCGAACGAGCACTGCAGCAGCAGCAATGAGTCCGCTGACTGCACGCGGCCGAGCATATTCTTGCTGCACCGGGCCTGCGGGGACGGCCCGCGGTGCGGATCCCGGCAAGGCCACCCGCGGGTGAGTCCACGCACGGCCCGGTGCAGCAGGCTGGGCGGTGGCTTGTACCGGGCAACCGCCACAGGCCAGAGGCAAGGCCTGCTGCCTTGCTCAAACCCGTTTTGCCCGGAAAGGACGCGCCGCCCACTCCTGATATTCGCCATATATTCGCCCAGCGCAGCGGCCCTGTCCAGTGCAAATCTGCGCCCGGTGGCCACACTTCAATTCCTTCCAGCCAGCTGCATCCCCTGCATCCAACTGGGTGCATGCAAACGCCAATTCCAGTTCCAGCCGCAGAGATCCTGCTGTCCTGCGCGGAAGCGCTGCGGATGGTTCAGGACACCTTTGCCAGCCAGCCCACGCCTCCGAACGAAAACATCCCGCTGGAACAGGCGCTGGGCAGGGTTTTAGCCGAAGCTGTCCACGCTGACCGCGACCAGCCACCCTTTCCACGTAGCACTCGCGACGGCTTCGCGGTTCGCGCCGCGGATCTCGAGTCCTCGCGGACGCTTCGCATTGTTGGTGCCATTCGCGCGGGCGAGGAGTGGACCGGCGCGCCTCTGCAGCCTGGGGAAGCCCTGGAGATCATGACCGGCGCCCCTGCCCCGGCGGGTGCAGATGCTGTCCTGATGGTCGAGCACGCGAAGCGTGACGGCGACATCCTGCTTCCCAGCCGGACCCTTTCGCCCGGCGAAAACATCGTTCCGCAGGGTGCCGAAGCTCGCTCGGGGGACATCCTGCTACGGCCCGGCGTCCGGCTCGGTCCGGCGGAAATTGCTCTCGCCGCCTCCGTCGGCCGGCACCATCTCTCCGTCTACGCCAGACCAACGGTTGCAATTCTGAGCACAGGAGACGAGCTTGTCTCCGTCGAGCAGACGCCCGGTCCCCAGCAGATTCGCAACAGCAATGCCTATGCCCTCGCCGCGCTGGTTCGGCAGAACGGTGGCGAGCCCAGGCTCCTGCCGGTCGCGGCAGACACCCGCGAGTCGCTGGAGCGGTCCATCGCTCGCGCCGCCGGCTGTGACATGCTGGTCCTCTCCGGAGGCGTTTCCGCCGGCAAATATGACCTCGTGGAGCCGGTGCTCGCCTCGCGCGGCGCGCAGTTTCTTTTCACAGGGGTGCGCATGCAGCCGGGCAAGCCTGCCGTATTTGGCCGCATGACCGATGTCGAAAACCCGCCCGAACCGGCGAGCGCGACCAGGACACAGTGGATCTTCGGGCTGCCGGGCAATCCGGTCAGTGTCCAGGTGACCGCGATGCTGTTTGCGCTGCCCATGCTTCGTGCACTCGGTGGCGAAGTGAACCCGCAGCCGGCCTTCGCTGCCGCTCAGCTCACGCAACCGGTGCAGGTCTCCCCCGGCCTGACCCGGTTTCTTCCGGCCCGGCTCACCGCCGGTCTGGAGGGCACCGTTGTTGAGCCGACAGGTTGGAAGGGCTCCGGCGACCTCCACAGCAACGCTCGCGCCAACTGCTACCTCGTCGTCCCACCGGATGCCGTTCAGCTTGACAAAGGCACCCACGTGCAGGTGCTGCTTCGCTAGGCACGGTACCTGACCGCAGCGCAAGTGATGCAAAAGCAGGAACTTACGCCGAAGTTCTTCCGCACGAGGAACTTCCGGCGAAGCGTCAGCGCAACCTGTTTGCAATGAAGAACTTACAAAAATGGCAGGGGGGCGGCTTTACTGGACCCGCTCGTAGTGATAGCCACCCTCATCCAGCGCAGCCAGCAGTTCCGCCACCTGCTCAGGACCGCGAGTCTCCATGGTGATGTCGATCGTCGTGTCGCCCAGGTTCACGCCGTAGTACGACCGGTTGTAGAGCGTGTCCACGATGTTGATGCGGTGCGCTGCAATCAACTGGGACAACTCCACCAGCGCACCCGGGCGGTCCAACAGGTGAATGCGCAGCCGAATCAAGCGTCCGTCCTGCACCAGGCCGCGCTCGATCATGCGGCTCAAGAGCATTACGTCGATGTTGCCACCACACACAAGAACCGCGGTTCGCGCGCCGGTTGGCAGACTCGTCCGCCGCTGCAACAGCGCTGCCAGCGCAGTCGCACCGGCGCCTTCTGCCAGCATCTTTTCGCGTTCCAGCAGGGTCAGAATCGCGCTGGCGATCTCGTCTTCTTCGACCGTCACAATCTCGTCGACGAACCGCTCGACCAGCGGCAGCGTCAGCGATCCCGCACGGCGAACCGCAATGCCATCCGCAATGGTCGTCGCGGCTGCCAGTGTTACCGGTGCGTTCTGCGCAACGGCAGCCTGCATGCTCGGCAGGCGCGCGGTCTGCACGCCAATCACGCGCACGGTCGGCCGCAGCGACTTCACCGCGCAGGCAATGCCGCCGATCAGGCCGCCCCCGCCGATCGGCACCACCACGGCGTCAAGATCGCTGACCTGCTCCAGAATCTCAAGGCCGATCGTGCCTTGCCCGGCGATCACCTCTGCATCGTCGAAAGGGTGAATGAACGTCAGACCTTCTGCATCGCGACGCCGCACCGCTTCCGCATACGCCGCGTCGTAGTTCGCGCCGTGCAGCACGACCTCTGCGCCAAAGCGCCGGGTGGCCGTCACCTTGACCAGCGGCGTTGTTTCCGGCATTACGATCGTCGCGCGGATTCCGCGACGCGTCGCGTGGTACGCAACGCCCTGCGCATGATTGCCCGCGCTGGCGGCGATCACGCCGCGGGCGCTCTGCTCCGCTGACAGCGTCAGGATGCGGTTCAGCGCTCCGCGCTCTTTGAACGCGCCAGTCATCTGCCGGTTCTCGAGCTTGAGAAAGATTTCCTGGCCGGTCAGGCCGCTCAGGATGGGCGAGCGATCGCATGGCGTGTAGACGACCGAGTCTCGCACACGTTCGCGCGCGGCCTGGATGTCAGCAAGCGTGACGGCAAGATCTAAGTGTGTTTCAGGCATCGGGTTCCGTTAGCTTACCGGACACGCACCTAGTGAGTGCGACGGAAGTTGTTCGCCTTGGTGAACTCGTCGCGTAGCGCGGGCGTGCGCAGGTTTTCGCGCAAATGCTGCAGCCGCTGCTCCAGCATCAGCAGCGTGTGCGCCAGCGGAGCTTCATTGGTGCGAGCGATGTCGCGCCACATGCTGAAAGGCGACGATCCCAGGCGGGTCATCTCGCGCAGCGCGCGTCCGCCGATGGCGCGCAGATCCGGATCATCGCCGAACGTGTCTTCCAGCAGAGCGCTCAGTGCGGTGCTGAGCATCTGCGGCAGGTGGCTGACCCACGCGCAGATCTCGTCGTGGCGGTCCGCTGGCATGTCGATGATCTTGGAGCCGAAGCGCTCCACCCATCCGCGCCACTCCGTTGTAAGTGCCTGTGACGAGCCCGAGAAGGCAACCGCGGCGGGCGATGTGTCGGGCGTAAAAATCCACGTGGCCCCGCGAAAGAGTGCGGCTTCCGCCAGCGCCGCACCGCCGCTTTCCTTG contains:
- a CDS encoding molybdopterin molybdotransferase MoeA, which codes for MQTPIPVPAAEILLSCAEALRMVQDTFASQPTPPNENIPLEQALGRVLAEAVHADRDQPPFPRSTRDGFAVRAADLESSRTLRIVGAIRAGEEWTGAPLQPGEALEIMTGAPAPAGADAVLMVEHAKRDGDILLPSRTLSPGENIVPQGAEARSGDILLRPGVRLGPAEIALAASVGRHHLSVYARPTVAILSTGDELVSVEQTPGPQQIRNSNAYALAALVRQNGGEPRLLPVAADTRESLERSIARAAGCDMLVLSGGVSAGKYDLVEPVLASRGAQFLFTGVRMQPGKPAVFGRMTDVENPPEPASATRTQWIFGLPGNPVSVQVTAMLFALPMLRALGGEVNPQPAFAAAQLTQPVQVSPGLTRFLPARLTAGLEGTVVEPTGWKGSGDLHSNARANCYLVVPPDAVQLDKGTHVQVLLR
- a CDS encoding threonine ammonia-lyase codes for the protein MPETHLDLAVTLADIQAARERVRDSVVYTPCDRSPILSGLTGQEIFLKLENRQMTGAFKERGALNRILTLSAEQSARGVIAASAGNHAQGVAYHATRRGIRATIVMPETTPLVKVTATRRFGAEVVLHGANYDAAYAEAVRRRDAEGLTFIHPFDDAEVIAGQGTIGLEILEQVSDLDAVVVPIGGGGLIGGIACAVKSLRPTVRVIGVQTARLPSMQAAVAQNAPVTLAAATTIADGIAVRRAGSLTLPLVERFVDEIVTVEEDEIASAILTLLEREKMLAEGAGATALAALLQRRTSLPTGARTAVLVCGGNIDVMLLSRMIERGLVQDGRLIRLRIHLLDRPGALVELSQLIAAHRINIVDTLYNRSYYGVNLGDTTIDITMETRGPEQVAELLAALDEGGYHYERVQ
- a CDS encoding prephenate dehydrogenase; the encoded protein is MPAKRITIIGTGLIGASIGLALREAGFAGLITGIDRSADELRTALDRGAITHLAQSPEKQRAAVQRADIVVLAVPVLAILQWLEQLAPVIQDGQLVTDAGSTKLNIVETARRLLPGRFLPGHPMAGKESGGAALAEAALFRGATWIFTPDTSPAAVAFSGSSQALTTEWRGWVERFGSKIIDMPADRHDEICAWVSHLPQMLSTALSALLEDTFGDDPDLRAIGGRALREMTRLGSSPFSMWRDIARTNEAPLAHTLLMLEQRLQHLRENLRTPALRDEFTKANNFRRTH
- the bla gene encoding subclass B3 metallo-beta-lactamase, whose protein sequence is MLLGTPLSLRADQDPAWITPIAPFRIADNLYYVGSLDLASYLIVTPRGNILINANLATSPPQIRASVEQLGFRWQDTKILLNGQAHFDHMAGAAEVVRETHARNMVMDGDVSVAETGGKTDFLAPSNNVPSYAPVHVDRVLHDGDTVTLGGVTLTAHKTAGHTRGCTTWTMRVHMPGDPATVLRDVVIVGGTSFWSEYRFTATAGHPASYPGIAQDFTHTFATLRNLPCDLFLGAHGQYFHMLDKLRQYPTVGPRVFVDSAGYRAFVAEAQTKFERALQQQQ